The Salmo salar unplaced genomic scaffold, Ssal_v3.1, whole genome shotgun sequence genomic sequence tgtagagcatgaacctacaggatcgggtcaccgccttgatgttagtggagaacgacagggtgttgtccagggtcacgccgaggctcttagcactctgggaggaggacacaagggagttgtcaaccgtgatggcgagatcatggaacgggcagtccttccccgggaggaagagcagctccgtcttgccgaggttcagcttgaggtggtgatccgtcatccacactgatatgtctgccagacatgcagagatgcgattcgccacctggttgtcagaagggggaaaggagaagattagttgtgtgtcatctgcatagcaatgatatgagagaccatgtgaggatatgacagagccaagtgacttggtgtatagcgagaataggagtgggcctagaacagagccctgggggacaccagtggtgagagcacgtggtgcggagccagattctcgccacgccacctggtaggagcgacctgtcaggtaggacgcaatccaagcgtgggctgcgccggagatgcccagctcggagagggtggagaggaggatctgatggttcacggtatcaaaggcagcagataggtctagaaggatgagagcagaggagagagagttagctttagcagtgcggagagcctccgtgacacagagaagagcagtctcagttgaatgcccagtcttgaaacctgactgattaggatcaagaaggtcattctgagagagatagcaagagagctggccaaggacggcacgttcaagagttttggagagaaaggagagaagggatactggtctgtagttgttgacatcggagggatcgagtgtaggtttttttcagaaggggtgcaactctcgctctcttgaagacggaagggacgtagccagcggtcaaggatgagttgatgagcgaggtgaggtaggggagaaggtctccggaaatggtctggagaagagaggaggggatagggtcaagtgggcaggttgttgggcggccggccgtcacaagacgcgagatttcatctggagagagaggggagaaagaggtcaaagcacagggtagggcagtgtgagcaggaccagcggtgtcgtttgacttagcaaacgaggatcggatgtcgtcaaccttcttttcaaaatggttgacaaagtcatctgcagagagggaggatgggggggagggggaggaggattcaggagggaggagaaggtagcaaagagcttcctagggttagaggcagatgcttggagtttagagtggtagaaagtggctttagcagcagagacagaagaggaaaatgtagagaggagggagtgaaaggatgccaggtccgcagggaggcgagttttcctccatttccgctcggctgcccggagccctgttctgtgagctcgcagtgagtcgtcgagccacggagcaggaggggaggaccgagccggcctggaggataggggacagaggaaatcaaaggatgcagagagggaggagaggagggttgaggaggcagaatcaggagataggttggagaaggtttgagcagagggaagagatgataggatggaagaggagagagtagcgggagagagagagcgaaggttgggacggcgcaataccatccgagtaggggcagagtgagaagtgttggatgagagcgagagggaaaaggatacaaggtagtggtcggagacttggaggggagttgcaatgagattagtggaagaacagcatctagtaaagatgaggtcaagcgtattgcctgccttgtgagtagggggggaaggtgagagggtgaggtcgaaagaggagaggagtggaaagaaggaggcagagaggaatgagtcaaaggtagacgtggggaggttaaagtcacccagaactgtgaggggtgagccatcctcaggaaaggaacttatcaaggcgtcaagctcattgatgaactctccaagggaacctggagggcgataaatgataaggatgttaagcttgaaagggctggtaactgtgacagcatggaattcaaatgaggaaatagacagatgggtcaggggagaaagagagaatgtccacttgggagagatgaggattccagtgccaccaccccgctggctcgatgctctaggggtatgcgagaacacgtagtcagacgaggacagagcagtaggagtagcagtgttatctgtggtaatccatgtttccgtcagcgccaggaagtctagggactggagggtagcataggctgagatgaagtcagccttgttggccgcagaccggcagttccagaggctgccggagacctggaactccacgtgggtcgtgcgcgctgggaccaccaggttagagtggcagcggccatgcggtgtggagcgtttgtatggcctgtgcagaggggagagaacagggatagacagacacatagtagacaagctacagaagaggctacgctaatgcaaaggagattggaatgacaagtggactacacgtttcgaatgttcagaaagttaagcttacgttgcaaaaatcttattgactaaaatgatacagtactgctggctggtggcgtaggctagctagcagtggctgcgttgttgactttgaacgtgtagctggctaggtaacctcgatagtttcagtactacaccttgtcatgatacaagcaactttgtagctagctagctaacataacactaatcaagacgttccttatCAAGTTATGACAAAgacagctaagtagctagctagctaacactgcactagtcaaatcgttccgttgtaaagtattagtatctacagcgctactagtcggtaacggttggctagctagcagtgggttaatgatgactaggtgtgttgactaagtctggcgccgcgtcgcggctggctagctcacctcgataattactcaaactacacaattatcttagatacagagacagcaaagacaactatgtagctggctaactaacactaacaccacactaatcaagtcgttacgttgtaatgtaatagttactacagtgctgctagtcggtagaagttggctagctagcagtgatgactagctagctagcagtgttgactacgttaggaggacgaagatagctagcctcgataattactcaattactccaaactacacaattatctttgatacaaagacggcaatgtagctagctaagaagaattgctcagatcaaacaaatcaagccgttgtaatgtagtgaagtgtaatattacctgtggagcgaagcgtagtgcgactgctcgctccaaaaagcgagcagtcgcactacgctaTCATTCATTATTTTCTATATAACCATTATATCTGTAGGTAGGAACCCTGGTCTCTGGTTTTTCCTTAAGTCATAGTTACCAGGTTCATTATATACTGAGTGTCCGTTTCACCATACTCACTGGATTGATTTATCTGAGCCTGTGGTGAGAGGGTTACAGTTGTTTATAAAACAGTATCTGAATTCATGCTTTCTTCCATTCCTGTGAGTCATTATGTCAAGGAGTTGTTCTGCCTCTGCTTGCTTTAACTTTATCAGTAGTACAGTGTTAAACACTTTGTTATTGTGGTGAGGATTTATAATTACATTATTTTAATTTATATAAATTAATGAATATAGCAGAAAATCTTCATTCTTGTTACAACAGAAGCTGTTTTGTAATGTATATGACTTCTGTTTTTAGTTTACTTCTGCCCACATCAAAAGGAATGTTCTACTTTGACTACTTTTCCTCCTGTAATTTATTTCTGGAGTAAAACTGTAGCTGCACTACCAATAATATATTTTCCCTTAGTACCCTCTGCTCCAGACCAGCTGACTGTTGACTCAGTGGACACCACATCAGCTGCTGTTAGCTGGAGCCAGCCACCAGGAATGGACCAAACCCAACATCATTACCAGATCTCCTTCCACTGTCCAGGGACAGAACCACACATCAATACCACATCTTCACACAGCATCACTCTCTCTGACCTGCAATGTGGTACTCAGTACTCTGTCACTGTCTGCACTGTGCTGAAGAATGGAAAGAAAAGTAAACTGGTGTCAACAACCCTCACCACAGGTAAGTACCCTGCTTTAATCATTATAATAACTAGACAACATACTTATTTAATTTAACTAATCATAATGAATGTATCAGCATGGGATGTAAAGGTACAGTATCTTCCCTGGTGTGAAATATATGATGGTGAATTCCCCAGATCTCATCATGCAGTTTGATGCTTAAATGATTAAACCTTTTTCATAATATTTCAATTACTGCTTGCTCCCAATTCCTGTGAGTCATTATGTCAAGCTGTGGATCTGCCTCTGGTTGCTCTAACTTTATCAGTAGTGCAGTGTTAAATAGTTGTTATTGTGGAGAGGATATATAATCACAACATTCTTttcatttatatttaaaaaaaattggtgtGGCGGCAACAATCTGGCGGCGGTGCAGCACCATACAGCAGAAACCCCTAAACTTCTGTTGTGACTCCTGTTTTTATTTCCTCCCATATCTAAAGGAATTGCAAGCAGCCTTTTCTAATTTTCGACTACTATTCTACTTATCTTCCGGTTGTTTATTTCTGGAGTTAAACTGTAGCCCTGACAATAATGTATTTTCCCTTAGTACTTCCTGCTCCAGACCAGCTGACTGTTGACTCAGTGGACACCACATCAGCTGCTGTTAGCTGGAGCCAGCCACCAGGATTGGACCAAACCCAACATCATTACCAGATCTCCTACCACTGTCCAGGGACAGAACCACACATCACTACCACCTCTTCACACAGCATCACTCTCTCTGACCTGCAAGGTGGTACTCAGTACTCTGTCACTGTCTGTACTGTGCTGGAAAATGGAAAGAAAAGTAAACTGGTGTCAACAACCCTCACCACAAGTAAGGCAGTACCCTACTTAATTATTATGTCTGGTGTAAAACTTTGACTAGGTATCAAAAAGACTAATGTAAATTAACAAATCATAATGGATGTGTCAGTTTTACGTTCCCAAAAGACAAACACAATGTCATCGCTCCCAGAAAAGGGAACTAACAAAGATAATCACTTCAACAACCAAATACAGAAAGGGTTTCAAaaagggttctgaaagacaccatgggggttcccactgaaagatggcaaagccactagtaaggggttctaaagacaccatgggggttcccactgaaagatggcaaagccactagtaaggggttctaaagacaccatgggggtttccactgaaagatggcaaagccactagtaaggggttctaaagacaccatgggggtttccactgaaagatggcaaagccactagtaaggggttctaaagacaccatgggggttcccactgaaagatggcaaagccactagtaaggagttctgaaagacaccatgggggtttccactgaaagatggcaaagccactagtaaggggttctaaagacaccatggggggttcccactgaaagatggcaaagccactagtaaggggttctgaaagacagcaTGGGGgctcccactgaaagatggcaaagccactagtaagaggttctaaagacaccatgggggttcccactgaaagatggcaaagccactagtaaggggttctaaagacaccatgggggttcccactgaaagatggcaaagccactagtaaggggttctaaagacaccatgggggttcccactgaaatatggcaaagccactagtaaggggttctaaacacaccatgggggttcccactgaaagatggcaaagccactagtaaggggttctaaagacaccatgggggtttccactgaaagatggcaaagccactagtaaggggttctaaaagacacaatgggggttcccactgaaaaatggcaaagccactagtaaggggttctgaaagacaccatgggggttcccactgaaagatggcaaagccactagtaaggggttctaaagacaccatgggggttcccactgaaaaatggcaaagccactagtaaggggttctgaaagacaccatgggggttcccactgaaagatggcaaagccactagtaaggggttctaaagacacccaccatggatGCCCACTAAGGTTTACCTCTGAAATGACAAACTAAAAGAAAAACCTACACCAACTCAGGATCTGGAGTAAAAGGAAATGGAGCTAAATAAACAGGAGTTTCTGTCTAAATGCCATGACAACCCTAACATGAGGTGTAGGTCTcccaacatccctccatctgatgCACTGGACCAGCAGCTCTTAAATACCAGCAGTACCAGCAGCTCTTAAATACCAGCAGGACCAGCAGCTCTTAAATACCAGCAGGACCAGCAGCTCTTAAATACCAGCAGGACCAGCAGCTCTTAAATAGCAGCAGGACCAGCAGCTCTTAAATAGCAGCAGGGCCAGCGGCTCTTAAATACCAGCAGGACCAGCGGCTCTTAAATAACAGCAGGACCAGCGGCTCTTAAATAACAGCAGGACCAGCAGCTCTTAAATAACAGCAGGACCAGCGGCTCTTAAATAACAGCAGGACCAGCGGCTCTTAAATAACAGCAGGACCAGCGGCTCTTAAATAACAGCAGGACCAGCAGCTCTTAAATACCAGCAGGGCCAGCGGCTCTTAAATACCAGCAGGACCAGCGGCTCTTAAATAACAGCAGGACCAGCGGCTCTTAAATAACAGCAGGACCAGCAGCTCTTAAATAACAGCAGGACCAGCGGCTCTTAAATAACAGCAGGACCAGCGGCTCTTAAATACCAGCAGGACCAGCGGCTCTTAAATAACAGCAGGACCAGCAGCTCTTAAATAACAGCAGGACCAGCGGCTCTTAAATAACAGCAGGACCAGCAGCTCTTAAATACCAGCAGGACCAGCGGCTCTTAaataacagcaggaccagtagctcttaaataacagcaggaccagtaGCTCTTAAATACCAGCAGGACCAGCAGCTCTTAAATAACAGCAGGACCAGCAGCTCTTAAATAACAGCAGGACCAGCAGCTCTTAAATACCAGCAGGACCAGCAGCTCTTAAATAACAGCAGGACCAGCAGCTCTTAAATACCAGCAGGACCAGCAGCTCTTAAATAGCAGCAGGACCAGCGGCTCTTAAATACCAGCaggaacacatactgactaacgaggtgactcCAATCAGAGCGCAAAACCTAGTGAACCTCTAAATGGATAGAGGAACCGAAACCCCTAACAGAACCGAAACCCGTAACAGTCAGCATGGGATGTAAAGGTCCAGTATCTTCCCTGATGAGAAATATATGATGGTGAATTCCCCAGATCTCATCATGCAGTTTGGTGCTGAAATCATTCAACTTTGTTTATAATACAGTATCTGAATTCTTGCTTTCTTCCATTCCTGTGAGTCATTATATCAAGGAGTTAATCTGCCTCTGCTTGCTTTAACTTTATCAGTACTACAGTGTTAACTTTGTTGTTGTGGTGAGGATTTAGAATGACAACATTCTtttcatttatatttatttttggtGTGGCGGCAACAATCGTGCAGCGGGACAGCACCGTTACTAAATGAATATAGCAGAAACCCTTCATTTTTGTTACTTTACCAATCCAACTTCTGTTGTGTGACGTCTGTTTTTAGCTTATTTATTCTCATATCTAAATGAATTGCAAGCAGCCTTTTCTACTTTACGACTACTATTCAACTTTTCTTCCTGTAGTTTATTTCTGGAGTTAAACTATAGCCCTGTCACTGTCACTGTCTGCACTGTGCTGGAAAATGGAAAGAAAAGTCAACTGGTGTCAACAACCCTCACCACAGGTAAGGAAGTACCCTACTAAAGTATTGTTTGGTGTCAAAGTATATTACATTTTAACTAGTTATCAAATGACTGAAGTAATCATAATGGATGTGTCAGCATGGGATGTAAAGGTACATTATCTTTGACTACTATTCTACTTTTCCTCCCGTTAAAGAGGGTAGAAATCCTCGTCATTTGATGATTTTCAATTTGAGGgtaattatttctatatagtCTAAACTTTCTCACTCTGAACTTCTAACTCCAGTGGGATGGGTGTGACTTCTTGACAATGATCACAATGGCTCCAACGtacagcgcccctggagcaattaggatgaagtgccttgttcaagggcacaacatatttttcaccttgtcCGCTCCGGTACTCAAacctgcaacctttcggtttctgGCCCAGCACTGTAACctcaaggctacctgcctctaccttacccctacctacaggaccctctgttaatattgaggctacctgcctctaccttacccatacctacagtaccctctgttaatattgagactacctgttgttaccttacccctacctacagtaccctctgttaatattgagactacctgttgtaccttgcccctacctacagtaccctctgttaatattgagactacctgttgttaccttacccctacctacagtaccctctgttaatattgagactacctgcctctaccttacccctacctacagtaccctctgttaatattgagactacctgttgttaccttacccctacctacagtaccctctgttaatattgagactacctgttgttaccttacccctacctacagtaccctctgttaatattgagactacctgttgttaccttacccctacctacagtaccctctgttaatattgagactacctgttgttaccttacccctacctacagtaccttctgttaatattgagactacctgttgttaccttacccctacctacagtaccctctgttaatattgagactacctgttgtaccttacccctacctacagtaccctctgttaatattgagactacctgttgttaccttacccctacctacagtgccctctgttaatattgagactacctgttgttaccctaccctacctacagtaccctctgttattattgagactacctgttgttaccttacccctacctacagtaccttctgttaatattgagactacctgcctctaccttacccctacctacagtaccctctgttaatattgaggctacctgttgttaccttacccctacctacagtactctctgttaatattgaggctAC encodes the following:
- the LOC123740656 gene encoding fibronectin, which produces MNCEEEKPLKQVRDESKPEEGFSGGNRETSQVLPAPDQLNVDSVETTSAAVSWSQPPGLNQTKHHYQISYRCPGTERHITTTSSHSITLSGLKPGTEYSVTVCTVLENGKQSQLVLTTFTTVPSAPDQLTVDSVDTTSAAVSWSQPPGMDQTQHHYQISFHCPGTEPHINTTSSHSITLSDLQCGTQYSVTVCTVLKNGKKSKLVSTTLTTVLPAPDQLTVDSVDTTSAAVSWSQPPGLDQTQHHYQISYHCPGTEPHITTTSSHSITLSDLQGGTQYSVTVCTVLENGKKSKLVSTTLTTIYFWS